A single genomic interval of Chloracidobacterium validum harbors:
- the lnt gene encoding apolipoprotein N-acyltransferase, protein MACPASLEVTRIPFLSRLRQTRPWPWWMAAGSALLFVLALPPFRLWPLAFVAFGLLLWTITRAERMTTATLLGWLAGTLFYYGSSWWATHSLIVYGNIPTPVAHGLIIIAAGLVALPTAVFAWGVHLTTRHGTGLGWWCVPAWWCVSEWLRGELFAFGWNPLANAVATEPWLARTAMLGGHYLVGTLVAAFATGVIYALQPRQPFRRAVGALAVGMSAILVPAVVALGFVSRPVETTRLTVIAVQPCAPLMATEAAAYRQAERRQMQLALEGLRQAPPEAPRLVVFPESQIALEADRPGADDQLRPLLEQGAHVLTNATRRVRGGFANAALLYAPDGRVVEYQKTHLMPFGEYIPFHRYVPVTLPTLAMEAVPGTQVSALPMTNDLRLGVSICFESTFPGLHRQLRQQGATLLVNLANDGWFGDTPGSEQHLRHLVYRAIETGCPVVRVTNDGVSALLDSGGQVWDSMPHNQPDVRIWQVSPTLPSTPYVVIGDAVPFVCLAVAVAITLWTLWTRVRFYTEAITDLVAGE, encoded by the coding sequence ATGGCTTGTCCGGCATCCCTGGAAGTGACGCGGATTCCCTTTTTGTCGAGGCTGCGTCAGACACGGCCCTGGCCCTGGTGGATGGCTGCCGGTAGTGCTTTGCTCTTCGTCCTGGCCTTGCCGCCATTCAGGCTGTGGCCGCTGGCTTTTGTGGCGTTTGGGCTACTGCTCTGGACGATTACACGGGCTGAACGGATGACGACCGCGACGCTGCTTGGCTGGCTGGCCGGGACGCTGTTTTATTACGGGTCAAGTTGGTGGGCGACGCACTCGTTGATCGTCTATGGCAACATTCCGACACCTGTGGCGCATGGGTTGATCATCATTGCTGCCGGACTGGTGGCGCTGCCAACGGCAGTATTTGCCTGGGGCGTTCACCTGACGACGCGCCACGGCACCGGGCTGGGGTGGTGGTGTGTCCCAGCTTGGTGGTGTGTAAGCGAGTGGCTGCGCGGGGAGCTGTTTGCCTTTGGCTGGAATCCGCTGGCCAACGCCGTTGCCACCGAACCCTGGCTGGCGCGTACGGCGATGCTTGGCGGACATTACCTAGTTGGCACCCTGGTGGCTGCTTTTGCCACCGGTGTCATCTATGCCCTTCAACCGCGGCAGCCTTTCCGGCGGGCGGTCGGCGCGTTGGCCGTCGGTATGTCGGCAATCCTCGTGCCGGCCGTGGTGGCGCTGGGGTTCGTGTCACGGCCGGTTGAAACCACGCGCCTGACGGTCATCGCCGTGCAGCCCTGCGCGCCGCTGATGGCAACCGAAGCCGCGGCCTATCGTCAAGCTGAACGCCGCCAGATGCAGCTTGCTCTGGAAGGTCTGCGCCAAGCCCCCCCAGAAGCGCCGCGCTTGGTGGTTTTTCCCGAATCACAGATTGCGCTGGAGGCTGATCGGCCGGGCGCGGATGACCAGCTTCGACCGTTGCTGGAACAAGGCGCGCATGTCCTCACGAACGCGACGCGCCGGGTACGAGGAGGCTTTGCCAACGCCGCCTTGCTTTATGCGCCTGACGGTCGCGTTGTCGAATATCAAAAAACGCACCTGATGCCCTTTGGTGAGTACATCCCTTTCCATCGCTATGTTCCGGTCACGCTACCGACCCTGGCGATGGAAGCCGTGCCGGGCACGCAGGTCAGCGCCTTGCCGATGACAAACGACCTCCGGCTTGGTGTCAGTATCTGCTTTGAGTCCACGTTTCCGGGGCTCCATCGTCAGCTCCGTCAACAGGGCGCCACCCTGCTGGTCAATCTGGCCAACGACGGTTGGTTTGGCGATACGCCGGGCAGTGAACAGCACCTTCGGCATCTAGTCTATCGGGCAATCGAGACGGGGTGCCCGGTGGTTCGTGTGACAAACGATGGCGTCAGTGCGCTCCTCGACAGTGGTGGGCAAGTATGGGATAGCATGCCGCATAATCAGCCTGATGTGCGTATCTGGCAGGTCAGCCCAACTCTGCCATCCACGCCCTATGTGGTGATTGGCGACGCGGTGCCTTTTGTTTGCTTGGCTGTAGCGGTGGCCATAACGCTGTGGACACTCTGGACGCGAGTCCGGTTTTATACCGAAGCGATTACCGACCTCGTGGCCGGAGAGTAG